A window from Actinomycetospora corticicola encodes these proteins:
- a CDS encoding ATP-binding protein, producing the protein MTPQAPPDLDLTAQAAPPQVGSFRRALRRWLGEVLDAVGGSPVGDDLEDLADDLVLATSEALENVVDHAYAGAGEPGAMSLRARLQEDTVAVVVTDHGHWRDPPTGPSSRGRGLEMMERLAETRVDRGEPGTVVTLSRRLPQDAPHDRSAAQA; encoded by the coding sequence GTGACTCCGCAGGCCCCGCCCGACCTCGACCTGACCGCGCAGGCCGCGCCCCCGCAGGTCGGCTCCTTCCGGCGCGCCCTCCGACGCTGGCTCGGTGAGGTCCTCGACGCCGTCGGCGGCTCCCCCGTCGGCGACGACCTGGAGGACCTCGCCGACGACCTGGTGCTCGCCACGAGCGAGGCCCTCGAGAACGTGGTGGACCACGCCTACGCCGGCGCCGGCGAGCCCGGCGCCATGTCGTTGCGCGCCCGCCTGCAGGAGGACACCGTCGCGGTGGTCGTCACCGACCACGGCCACTGGCGCGACCCGCCGACGGGACCCTCGTCGCGGGGTCGTGGCCTGGAGATGATGGAGCGGCTGGCCGAGACGCGGGTCGACCGCGGCGAGCCCGGCACGGTGGTCACGCTGTCCCGGCGCCTGCCGCAGGACGCGCCCCACGACCGGTCGGCCGCGCAGGCCTGA
- a CDS encoding NUDIX domain-containing protein, with product MEGRRVPAAGAVVHDATGRLLLVQRGREPQAGRWTLPGGRVEPGESPAEAAAREVAEETGIVVTVGREWLVLERPGPGDVLFEIHDFVAEVVGGALRAGDDAADVGWFTVAEMADLPLTTDLFGILDRAGLLPGR from the coding sequence GTGGAGGGCAGGCGCGTCCCCGCCGCCGGTGCGGTGGTCCACGACGCGACCGGCCGGCTCCTGCTCGTGCAGCGCGGCCGGGAGCCGCAGGCCGGGCGCTGGACCCTCCCCGGCGGCCGGGTCGAGCCCGGGGAGTCGCCCGCCGAGGCGGCCGCCCGCGAGGTGGCCGAGGAGACCGGCATCGTCGTGACCGTCGGCCGGGAGTGGCTCGTCCTCGAGCGCCCGGGCCCCGGCGACGTGCTCTTCGAGATCCACGACTTCGTGGCCGAGGTCGTCGGCGGTGCCCTGCGCGCCGGCGACGACGCCGCCGACGTGGGCTGGTTCACGGTCGCGGAGATGGCGGACCTGCCCCTGACCACGGATCTGTTCGGAATCCTCGACCGGGCGGGGCTCCTGCCGGGGCGGTGA
- a CDS encoding MarR family winged helix-turn-helix transcriptional regulator: protein MTTAEAGTGTQPFTIDGQLCFALHSASRAMTACYRQGLDALGLTYSQYAVMLVLWQHEAVSMGFLCEQLHLDSGTLSPLLKRLEKQGRVTRRRRPEDERTLEIACTEEGRALFDQARLVQRDVERATGLDGSDLASLRGQLDELAGRLRTATTVQEQQPVAQA from the coding sequence ATGACCACGGCCGAGGCAGGAACGGGCACGCAGCCCTTCACGATCGACGGGCAGCTGTGTTTCGCACTGCACTCCGCATCGCGGGCGATGACCGCCTGCTACCGCCAGGGCCTCGACGCCCTGGGCCTGACGTACAGCCAGTACGCCGTCATGCTCGTGCTCTGGCAGCACGAGGCCGTCTCCATGGGCTTCCTGTGCGAGCAGCTGCACCTCGACTCGGGCACGCTCTCCCCCCTGCTCAAGCGCCTGGAGAAGCAGGGGCGGGTCACCCGCCGTCGTCGTCCGGAGGACGAGCGCACCCTGGAGATCGCGTGCACCGAGGAGGGACGCGCGCTGTTCGACCAGGCCCGTCTCGTGCAGCGTGACGTCGAGCGCGCCACCGGCCTGGACGGGTCCGACCTGGCCTCGCTGCGCGGGCAGCTCGACGAGCTCGCCGGCCGTCTGCGCACCGCCACCACGGTGCAGGAGCAGCAGCCGGTCGCCCAGGCCTGA